DNA from Terriglobales bacterium:
GACTGGATAAAACCATTCCGGCGGCTCACCATAATTAAGTCTGTCCTCGATTTGCACGGCCTGCTCCCAATACTTGATTGCCGCCTCATGGTCGCCTTTTGCAGTGGAAATCCGAGCATCCAAGACGTTCGTGGCAAGGTCCAAAAAGGTTTGTGCCTTGTTGAAAAAGAAACTGAACTCCACATCGGCAGGCGTTTCTTTACGTACATTTTCCAGAATTTTTCGCTCGGCTTCTGCCATCGCAACCTGTCCCTTCGCGGCAAACGCAGCTCCGCGTGCGAAATGCCAGAAACCCGTCGTCATGGACAGGCTCGGGTTAGGTGGAGGCAGCTTCAGGACTTCATCCCAGCGATGGAAGCGCACTAGTACGAAAATTGGATAGGGAGCGTAGACCTCCGCTATAGGCATGTCATGCAGCATGGGAGCGACGTGAACAGCCAACTGGTCAGCAGCTTTCTTTGCGCGCGCAAAATCGCCCTCCATGCTGTAGCTGGCGGCCAGGAAGTGAAGATTGTGGCAGTAATACATCATGTCGTACATGCTGCCGGTTGTGCCGCTCTCCCGCAGATATGCACGATCAGCATCTGCCCCAGCTGCATTGCTGTGGGCCGCTGCCGAATAGTCTCCTACACGCATATAGGTATGCGCGGGCATATGGACCAGATGCCCGGCCGCCGGTGCGAGAGTTTCCAAACGCCTTGCACTGGAGAGGGCCCACTCCGGATGGGGCGACGCTTCCGTGGCATGGATGTAATAGTGATTTGCACCAAGGTGATTCGGATCGCGCCGCAACACGGATTCGAGCACGGCAAGGATTTCTTCTGTTCCTTGGGTCGGACGGCCGTCGAGGCTCCAGAGCTTCCAAGGGTGCAGATCCATCAGGCTCTCCGCATAGAGCGTCGCAACATCGAGGTCATCTGGATAATGCTTCGTGAGCTCTCGCATCGCAATCGCATATTCCGTGTCGAGTTTCCTCAAATCAGCTTTGGGATCATCCGAGTAGCGTTTGGCCAAGGCTTGAATGTAGTCGCGCTCCCGTTCCGTCGCCCCGGACGCGAGTGACAACGCCTTCTGCTCGGCTTCGTACGCGGCTTTTTCATGCGGTGGATCGAGATCACTGTTATTGATGCACGGACCCAGCGCCAGTGCCATACCCCAAAACGCCATCGCTGACTGAGGGTCCAACGCCGCAGCTCGCCGGAACGAACTGGCGGCTTCTTCGTGGTTGAACCCGAAGACGAGTGTCAGTCCCTGATCGAAAAAGCGCTGCGCCTCGGGGCTTTTCGTGGAGATCGTGTGATGATGTTGACCCAGTCCTGCTATTAAAACTTCGGGCTTGGGATGAGCGGATAACGAACCGATCGCCAGCAGAAGCACAAAGAACGACGCCAGATGTTTCATTCAACTCTCCGGTGTTTAGAGGAGCTACGAGTCCCGCTAACACCCGAATAATTTCAACTGCTCGTATTACGCAAGCGGGCAGAATTTACGTGCTAGTTTCACCGCGCATAAAGAGCAGAAAAGCCGCCAAACAGGGCGGCTCCCCGACAGCATCTGCGGCTTCATTCACTGATGACGTGGTCGGCACATTCCACCAGCGAAACGTAGATCGGAACCGTGCCCCATTGCGCGTTCCAACTGCTCGAGTCTGCCTCCGTGACCCTACGGGCCGAGGAGTGGGCTCCTCAAGAAAACACTGGGATTCTTTTGGCTACCACCTTCGCCATCGTCTCGCTCAGCGGAGGCCATCCGATGGGCTTGACCATATCGACCGTAGCCTTGCGCATGAGGTACGTAGCGTCGTGAGTGAGAAATATCGGCACGTCATGCCCGGCATCGGCCAGCGCGAGCCCGTACGAAAAAACAAAGGATGCGCGGGTCGGCTCATCCGTTCTCCAAGAACTCCTCATCAAAATGTGCTGTTTCTTCTTGGGCCCTG
Protein-coding regions in this window:
- a CDS encoding DsrE family protein — encoded protein: MRSSWRTDEPTRASFVFSYGLALADAGHDVPIFLTHDATYLMRKATVDMVKPIGWPPLSETMAKVVAKRIPVFS